TGGCAGCTGcgatggtggggaggggaggattgctattgttccctctgtgcctgcttCTGATGCCCAGGTTCCCTCCTCTGGCAGCCTCCCTGGGCTCATGAAGGAGGTGACTACCTTAGAGCCAGGGAAGCCACTGCAcccactgccctctccccacaAGGAACCAAGGGCCTGAGCATGTTATGGGGCACAGTGTCTTCTTCTGGCCACATAACCTACCTTCTTACAATCTTCCCACAAATTTGGGGGAGTGTCAGGCCAGGCCCACATGCCCCAAAGGGACTTCACACCTCAGAGCTGGGAGAGATCTCACAGGTCAACTGTCCAAGTGACTTTCACCAGTTCAGGGTCCCCCAGCTGAGGATGAAATGAGGGGCAGGACACGAACACAGCCCAAGAGCTGGCAGCAAGTGGACCTTCAACATACAGGGTCTTTCCTAGTTCTCGGGGCAATCCCAGGAGGAAAGaatgactttcttttcttttttctttccttttttttttttttttttacaggtgaGTAAGATGAGGCTCAAAGAGAACCGAGTTGCTGGAGCTCAGTCAGCAGGTAAGTGAAAGAGCAGAGCTGGCCCTCTGGTTCCAGAATCCTGACCTCAGTCTCAGCCTCCTCGGTGGGATTTTGTGGGAggggtgtggggctggggagggagcgtATATGAAGGAAGTGCAGGAACGCAAGCGCAAGCGAGTGGTGGGTCTGGGCCTGGCGGATTGGTGGATTCCGGCAGGTCTGGGTCAGCTCCCACCACAGagtcccctccctgcctcctctttccctctaACCCAAACAGCAGCCCATCATGGGATAATACAACCTGGCTCTTGGTGCCTGGGACTGAGGACTGAAAGGAAGATGGGGTCTGCAACGGAagggcccctccctcccaccctccgtgaAGATACCCCTACTGGCTGCCAGCAGCACCAAGCAGCTGGTCTGGGCTTAGGGAGTCTCTCTTCCTAGGGgcctcctgggcccctgggctCACACTTTTCTTCTCCTGGCTGACAGGAACGAGTGCTCCTTGTCTTGCTGAGGAAGGCTGTGGTAGGGCTCCCCGCATCATGCGTGCATTCAAGAGCAGAAGcgcccccctcccctccgccGCCACTCTGCAAGTCCCTTTCCTCAGCCCCAGGCGGACCCCTTGCTCACTCACCCTCGCGCACCTACACCGCCTTCCCCAGCGGGGGAGAGCTTCCGGCGCGCTGAGCAGGCGCGGTGGGAAGGCCGTTAGTCGCTGCCCCAACCGGCGAACTGAGAAGCCAAGTCAAAGTCAGCGGGGGCTTGGGCGGCGGCGAGGGGTAGGGCGGTGAAGCTGAGGCGTCCGGGTCCGCGGGGGACGAGGAGGCGGATGGACCGGGGGCGCTGCGAGAGCCCGCGTTTTCGCGCTTTCCGGCCGGCTCTGGCGGCTGCCGTCGGGCCTGGCGGGGTGGGCTGTGGCTGCGTCCTCCGGCCCCCAGGGGGCGGTGCGGCGCGGCGCCTGGTCCTCTGCCGCGCTCGTTCCCGCCCCCGCGGCCAGGAGGTGTCGCCCGTCAACGCCAGGCGCCGCGCCGTACCCGCCGTCGAGGGGACGGTGTGGTACGTTCGAGGGCTCTGGCTGCCTGGCCTCCCGGGTTCGGGGTTCCCCTCGGCGCGTACCCCGGGCGTGAGCGCGGCGGGCGGGCGAGCGAGGGAGCGGGAACGCGAGTCCCCCGGCGCGGGGGGTGAGGCCAGGGTCGGCTGGGCCCACAGGAGCGCGAGCACGAGGCAGCGCCCCGCCCACCCCGTGAGCGTCCCACCTGCGCAGGCCCGCCCAGCGTGGCGGCAAGTGAGCGTTCGAGCTTGGGGCCATCCCGGCGAAGGCCCACGTGAGCGTGGACCCGCGAGCCGTGAGCTGGAGGGAGAGACACCGGCTCTTCTCCCCGCTCTTCAGGCCTGAACTGCGGCACTGACTGCGCTCCTTGAGCCGGGCACCAAGACTGGCACCTCCTACGGCCTAGTGCCTTCTACCTGCATCACCCGCGCAGCCCTACCCGACCATCTTCAACCTGTTTCCTGGATGAGCTGAGGCCTCAGTTCACACCGAGGGCTTAGCCCCTCTGCCACTTGCCGGGAGCAGGCCCACCCTTAAGGAAGGGGTGATGGAAGGGCCCCTGGAGGATGGGGATGAGTCCTCAGCCTCCCAGGGCCACGCCACCGACTGGAGGTTTGCTGTGTGCAGTTTCAGAGATGCCTGGGATGAGGGGGAACCTGCTCCCCAGATGCAGAACCCCAATCCTCCGAGCCCACCAGCAGGGGCAGCCCAGGGGGAAGGGCTACAGGGCAGCCCTCTGCCTGGTGAGCTTCAGTCACCTCCAGGACAGAAGGTTGCAGATGGGTCGGGGGATGGCCAGAGGTGCGTATTAGGAGGTTCCTCAGTCCAGTGGGAGGAACCAGCCTCCTCTGGAATGGAGATCCTCCTATGCCCAATGTCCTCCCACCTTAGTCTGGCACAGGATGAGAATGACAGCCAAGGAGGAGGCTTGGCAGGGGACTCAGTTTCAGGCAGGGCAATGCCAATCAGCTTGGACCCTGAAGGGTTGGACAGTGACCCTGTGAACCTCGGAGATCTTTTATCTGAGACATCGTCAGAGCTACTGGAGGCAGGTAAGGAAGGAAAGTCTTGGAAGGGAGTAAGGGTACCTGGAGGTGGGGAGGCCTCTGACTCTACTCAGGCTAAAGCCCAAGTTCACGTAGGGCTCTCTGGGTAAATGGCCCAATGTAGACCCAAGCCATTTTCCTTCATAAGACCCCAACGGATCCAGGCTCCTTAAGTCCACTGGCTGCCTCCTGGCCCAAGACCTCGCCTGGGAGCTGCTTGCCAGTGGCCTGGCTGCCCTGCCAGGTAACTGGGAGACACTAGAGGCAGAAGAGGTGGGGTGACTTGATTGTGCAGGTGTTCACTGCCTTCTCTGCACAGGGACTCGGGATGTAGAAGGCCGGGCAGTGCTGCTTCTGAGTGCCCATAACCCGGCCTGGCTTCACCCCAAGTGCAGCAGCCATGAACTCATCCGCCTCCTGCTCTACCTGCGAAGCATCCCCAGGTtggggaggaggttgggggaCAGAACCTGAGCAAGGGGATGGTAGGGTTGTGGAAATAGATACTGAATCAAAGCCTGCTCCTTTAGGCCCAAAGTACAGGCCCTGGGACTGACCGTGTTAGTGGACGCCCGAATTTGTTCCCcaatctcttccctcttctgggGGCTCAGCCAGCTGCAAGTGAGTACAGGATTATAGCTCTCCTCTTCCCCCCAACCCTTTTTATAGGGTTGGGAGCAGGGCTGAGCTCAGATTCCTTGCAGGAAGCAGCCCCAGGGTCGGTGCACCAGGTGCTGCTAGTGGGAAAGATGCCTCAGGAGGTGCCTTCAGGGCTGCAGGTAGGGACTGGGCCATTTTggccagggtggaggtggggcgcTTCCCCACCAGGCCTGAGTCCACTACACCTTCTTTTTCTGCAGTTAGAGCAGCTGTCCTCTCATCAGACCCTGCTGACCCACATCTCCACCTCGGGGTTGCCCACTTCACTAGGAGGAGGCCTGCCTTACTGCCACCAGGCCTGGCTGGGCTTCCGGATGGTCAGTGCACTGGGTGGGGCATAGGGTGGGTAGGCAGGCAGTCTGGCCAGCAGAGGAGGCTACCCTGGGCTGGCTTGAGCAGTGCAGTGGCCTGGGATCCAAGATACCTGGGACTAGCACTGTGCACTGCCCTGGTCATGCCTGCCTCTGCTCACAGCGTCTGGAAACCCTACTGCAGAGCTGCCAGGTGGTTTGTGCCCTGCTCCAGGGGGCCACTGAGAGCATGAAGGCTGTGCCCCAGCCCATGGAGTCTGGGGTGAGTGTCTCCTTTCAACACCTCCCCGAATGCTCCctatcttcttcctcttctcccacgCACACCTCCACTGCCTGTTGCCCTTAATCACAGGAAGTCGGTCGGCTGCTGCGGCAGGCACGGGTCCTGATGCAGCATGTGCTAGACTCACCTCGGTTGGCATGGCTACAGTGCCAGGGAGCCTTGGAGCTGGCACGGCTGAAGCAGGAGGTTCCAGAGGTGACCCTGAGCCCAGACTACAGGTAGGTGGAAGCCCAGATCTTTCCCCAGCCCACCATATCCCATGCCAAGGACTCAGTGGCTGGCTCAGAACCAGCCAGGATTGTGGTCCTAGGACAGGGTGGAGTGGAGCTAGGCACTCAGCAGGGGTGCTAAGACATGTACCATGCACCAGGCCTGCAGTGGACGAGGTTGAGGAGCTGTATGGTCGTGTGGATGGATTGCTGCACCAACTGACCCTGCAGAGTAACCAGCGAGTACAAGCACTGGAGTTGGTCCAGAtgctggaggcccaggagggCGAGCTGCACCAGGTGAGAACTATCCGCCCAGGTGGGCGTCACCTCTAATCTCAAGCATCACCCCCACTCCACAGCAGTTCTCCTTTCTTTGTTTGTACTCCTCCAGATTGAAGTGTGGCTACAGCAGGTGGGTTGGCCAGCACTTGAGGAGCCAAGGGAACCCTCATTGGACATGCTGCTTCAGGCCCAAGGCCCTTTTTGGGACCTGGACCGAATTGCCCAGGTGAGTTTAGTACTTGTTCATTGAGCAcggagggagaggggaatgggtTGGGAGTGGAGGGAAGGTCTTCACAGAAATGACTGATGAGGACATGTAGACATCTGTGGAAAAGACCTGGGCTCGCGGGCTGCACTACCAGGCCCGGGCTTGCTGAGCCCAGTCTCTGTCTCCAGGAGCAGGTCAGGCGAGGGGAGAAACTTCTGCAGCCACTGGTTGGCTGGGATGCGGCTGAACTGGGCCCCTCTGGGGCCCGCTTTCTGACCCTGCAAGCCCAGTTGACCGACTTCTGTAGGGCTTTAGTACAGCGGCGGCAGCAGCTGGCAGATGCTGAGAGGCTGTTGCAGTTCTTCAAGCAGGTGGGTGAGGGGTCCCATCCCTGGCTCCAGGTGGTCAGTGAAGTCAGAGGGGTGGCTGCTCAGCTCTACGACAGCTTGAGCTTTGTTGTATATCTTGCCTGTTTTCCCTTCTTGTCTTCAGTCTGACCCCAAAATCCTACCACTGAGGATGCAGCCTGGGGCCAACATtctgtggggatggggggaggtagAGGAGAAGGCTCAGCAGTCTCGGTGGGATCCTTCCTCAATGCCTATCTGGCCTTGGTGTTGCAGGCCTTGACGTGGGCTGAGGAGGGGCAGCGGGTGTTGGCAGAGCTGGAACAGGAACGCCCAGGGGTTGTGCTGCAACGGCTGCAGCTGCATTGGACCAAGCATCCTGACTTGCCTCCTGCCCACTTCCGAAAGATGTGGGCTCTAGCCACAGGGCTGGGATCTGAGGGTATCCGCCAGGAGTGCCGCCGGGCCTGGGCGCGGTGCCAGGACACCTGGCTGGCCCTGGACCAGAAGTTGGAAGCTGCTCTGAAGCCACCACTGACAGGTAGCACAGCTAGCTTGTGTGTCAGCCGGCTGCTGGCTGTACCTGCTACCCCTCCCCTGAGGAAGGCATACAGCCTTGATCGGAATCTGGGACTGAGTCTCAGAGAATCTGCccaccactgccaccatgagGCCGTTGTGGCTGCCTGCCACAGACCAGAGGCTGGAGTTGGTGCCCAGTCAGGGTCATGCCCCACCATGCCTCCACCAGGTAGCTCTGAACCCAGGAGTCCCAACAGGTAGGTAGTGAGCAGGGCGGGGAGGGCAGTGTGGCAGGGCAGATGTCTTGGGTCCTGATTCCACCTACCTGGTAGACTCCAGCTGGTGCTGGCGGAGATGGTGGCTACAGAGCGGGAGTATGTCCATGCTCTTGACTACACCATGGAGAACTACTTCCCTGAGCTGGATCGCCCTGATGTGCCCCAGGGCCTCCGTGGCCAGCGCGCCCACCTCTTTGGCAACCTGGAGAAGCTGCGGGACTTCCACCGTCATTTCTTCTTGCGTGAGCTGGAGGCCTGTACCCAGCACCCACCCCGGGTGGCCTATGCCTTCCTGCGCCATGTAAGCCCCACAGGCCGCACAGGCTCTGGCTGATTCTGCCACGTTCAACAGAGAGCTATTGGGCATGTGCTTGGGGTCAGGCCCTATGATGGGTACAGCTATGAGCAGGACCAACCGGTCCCTGTTTTTCAGGGTGCTTTTAGTTTAGCAGAGGagacataaaagtaaaaaagataatTCCATATTATAGTTGGGTTAGGAGGGAAAAATCGGGATAGATAGGTGATTGTGAGTTAGCAGCAAGGCAGAGGTATCCCCTTTAGAGAGAGCAGTTAGAGAGGCTGCTTAGAGGAGCTGATGTTTGAGCTAaggccagagggaggggctgcagTCAGAGCATTCCATCCAGAGGAAAGACCAAGTGCAAAGCCCTGGGCAGGAAAGAGGCCCAGTGGTCAAGGAAGAGAGAAGTCAGTGTAGCATAGCATAGTGAGCAAGGGAAGGTGTAGTCCGAGGTGAGGTGAGCTTAGAGCACTGCCCTCAGAGCTGTGGGAGCAGCAGAGCTGTATGCAGGACTTCTTCCCCAGAGGGCCTGAGGGCAAGCCCCTCTCCGCACAGTGCCTCTTGCCAGATCACCCGTCATTCAAAGCAGGGCACATTGGCTCTGTGTGGGGAGGCCTCCTTGGGACCTTTAGGCATTTTGGTCCTCCCAAACTGAGAGTGGTTTGGCCCCCTTGGACGCTGGCCCATTTGCACCAGGCCAAGCTGTGTATCTTTGCAGAGGGTGCAGTTTGGGATGTACGCACTCTACAGCAAGAATAAACCATGCTCCGATGCCCTGATGACCAGTTATGGTCACATCTTTTTCAGGGTAGGTGAGCCTGAGACTGTAGTGGGAGGGGGGATGGAGCAAATAACCTGAAGCTCCCTGACGGTCTCTTACGCACCTGGCAGGACAAGCAGCAAGCACTGGGGGACCACTTGGACTTGGCCTCCTATCTGCTTAAGCCCATCCAGCGCATGAGCAAGTACGCACTGCTGCTGCAGGAGCTGGCACGGGCCTGTGGGGGGACCGTGCCAGAGCTGAGTGCCCTGCGGGCTGCCCAGAGCCTCGTGCGCTTCCAGCTGCGACACGGCAATGACTTGCTAGCCATGGATGCCATCCAGGGCTGTGACGTAAGTCATCACAGGCTGTGGTGGGCAGGGGCAGTGGGTGTGAAGGGAGGGGGCAGAAGAGGCTGGGCACCCACTGGGCCCCAACTTGGCAGGTCAACCTCAAGGAACAGGGGCAGTTGGTCCGACAGGATGAGTTCACAGTGCGCTCTGGGCGCCACAAGTCCCTGCGTCGTGTTTTCCTCTTTGAAGAGCTGTTGCTTTTCAGCAAGCCTCGCCGAGGACCCAAAGGCATCGACACATTTGCCTACAAGCGCTCCTTCAAGGTAGGCCCACCcaacccctccctctgccccctgcaCCCCCAGTGCCTCACTAAGCTCCTTTCCTGGCCACACAGATGGCAGACCTTGGCCTCACTGAGTGCTGTGGGGATAGCAACCTGCGCTTTGAGATCTGGTTTCGCCGTCGCAAGGCCAGGGACACCTTTGTGCTACAAGCTGCCAGCTTGGCCACGAAGCAGGCTTGGACAGCTGACATCTCTCGCCTGCTCTGGAGGCAGGCTGTCCACAACAGGGGTGGGTCCCTGCCCCATTTCACCCCACGCTCCCCTCCTTGGAGAGCTTACATTGTCCCAGAGGGGCCCCAAGGAGGGCCTAGGGACCTGGAAATACTTGGGAGGGTGGAAAAGGTCCCTTAGCAGCAGCCAGCGCAGGGGAAAGAACTCCAAAGTCAGGCAGTCCTGCAGTCAGTCTCAGACTGTGCACACAGTATTAACCTCTGAGTGTCAGAGGCCTCATCTTTAAAAGGAGAATTATGACACCTTATGGGATTGTTGGGAAAGGCTCAGCGCACAGGACAATCTGCAGGCTATGGGTGTACAAGAGAGACTAATATAAGGGGGAAGAGTGATAAAGGGCTGGGCTCATGTCCAGATGTCCACTCTCCACCCAGAGGTGCGCATGGCTGAGATGGTGTCCTTGGGTGTGGGGAACAAGGCCTTCCACGACATCGCCCCCAGCAAAGAAGCTATCAACGACCGCACCGTCAACTATATCCTGAAGTGCCAAGGTAGCAGGCAGGCTGCAGGGGGTTGGGGTGAGGAGAGCTGCACAGGCGGCAACATGGACCTCTGTCAGCCCTAGCCTGCGCTCCCCTCAGGACCTCGGCCCAGCTGGGCTCTGGCCTGTCCCAACCTGACCCTCTTTCTCATACAGAAGTTCGCTCTCGGGCCTCCATTGCTGTGGCCCCATTTGACTATGACAGCCCTTACCTGGGGGCCTCAAGCTCCCTTTCTGGAGACGCTGCTTCTTGCTCTGTACTGGGGTCCCTCAACCTGCATCTGTACAGAGACCCAGCTGTTCTGGGCGTCCGCTGGCCCCTGTATTCCACCAGCTTCCCAGAGGAAGCAGTACTGGAGACTGAAGCTGAGCTGGGCAGCCAGCCATCTTTGAGTAGGTCTGGGCTTGGCCAGAGGCAGGAGGGCATGGCTTGGGGTCTGGGCCTCCTCTGCTGACAGCTCACCCAGTCTCCCTTCTTAGCTCCTGAGGACTCAGAGGTCTCCTCCCAGTGCCCGTCAGCCAGTGGCTCCAGTGGTTCGGACAGCAGCTGTGTGTCAGGGCAGGCCCTGGGCAGGGGCCTGGAGGACTTGTCCTATGTGAGTGCTATTTAGCCTTATACCCACCAGCCCTTTCTCAGCCCTGCCTGGGCCTATGGCTGCCTTGCTTTTAGGTGGAAATGGGGGTGGTAGGTCAGAGCCATTCCTCAGAGACCCCACCTGGACCCCGAGCCAGGGAAATACATGTTCATGCCTAGCTTTGCACCACAGGTCTGAGCCTGGGCTTGAAGGTGGGCAGTGGATCCAGGAGTTGCTAGATCCAAGGAACATCACCTCTCTCGGGATCTGCTATGACCAGGCCATGGGTGGCACCTGGGTCGCCTCCAGCCTACATGCACAGCCCTGTGGACTACCCTTTCTGATGTCTGTGTCATTGGAGAGATCAGCAGGGACCTCTCCAGGGGATGCTGGTTGCAGAGCCTAAATGAGCACCCTGATTCTGGGCCCCTGGCCTCATGTCCCCTTTTCCTGTCCCCATCTCCAGCTCCCACCCCAGTTGTTCCCACCCAGAACAGAGGGTGGGTGTTTGTTTCTATGCTGTAGGGTGGTGGGACATCTAGTGACTGGGCTGCCCCACCCCTCAGTAGGAATACAGGTGGGTTCCTAGCCACTGCTTCCCAACCCCTGGTCTCAAAGCCAAGCTCATCCCTGTTGGACTCTTACTCTTGCCTGCCCTGgctccccaggcccagccccttcTTTCCTGGGTCAGTTTGGTTATACTGATTCAAAGCTTTTTGAATAGCTTTCAGTTTAAGATTATTTCACTGGTTGTAAGGTCTTTGGTGTGTCAGAGATGGAGTCCAGACCCTTGACTTGTGACTTATtctttgtttataataaaaaataaactaacacacccttgGATGGGCACACACATTCTGGGGACATCCCCGGTTAAAATGAACCTTGGCGATGGGATGGGGTGTTTGTGGGGCAGCTTTTCTGGGCACCTTAGCCATCTTGTAAATACTTGCTCAGGAGAGAGTAAGAGACAGACCTCGACAGGCCCCTCTGGATGAGCAGGTCCACACAGTGGCCATATTTCCTGGCGAAAGGCAGCGTGAGCTGGAAGGAAAAGGCTGGTCTTATTCCTGACTTCCTGGCTGGGTGCTTACTCTGGCTGTGTGGATGGGGTCCTCCTatctgggtgggggcagggtcaAGGCAAGGCCACCTGATGCTATTGAGCTCACTTCTGCCTAAAGGCGTCTCACAGACCTGTGGTTTGGAGTGGCTACCAGGGAACACGACAGAATGAATAGAGGGCCAAAAGTGCATGTTTCCTGCCACTGGTTTTCCACTTTCTAGTCGTAGATGCTGACTTCACTTTCCACTCAACAGACTAGGCATAGGATAGTAACTTGGCACTTTTGTGTTTATAGTGAAAGGTGTTATAGTAATGTACTTGATTACAGAAATGCCAGATTAATGAAAAATTAGCTACATCTTTTTCACCTACAATGTTAAAAATGTGaatcctaaaattattttaaggaatcaaaaaacaaaaaacctgagtcATTCCTTTGCCCTTATtgaacattttccttttctttgtaaaaactgCTTTAAAGCAGCTTAAGTGTAAAAGGAATGTACAAAAGTATTGACATCATGGCTGAGTAGGTGAAGTTGGTATCAGTCATTGAAAACATCTATCTGACTCCCAGTAGTTTCTCTGATTTCAGCACCCCAAAACCTTGAGCTCATATGATGTGCTTCCCTGAGTATAGTCAGGGTTGTTAGTGATGAAGGCTAAATTGGTAACATgggaggaaaactacaaaaaccAGTGGCCTGAATACTGCATTTTGACCACTCTAGACAGGTTAATTTCATCCATTGTTCCTCCCTCCCTGGGACCAGGGACTAGAGGTCTAGTTGCCTGTCTTGCCTTCTGGGCAGCACTGGCCTGGCCCTCATGCAGCAAGACAGTGTCCATCTGAGGCATCTGGAGGGTTGCCATTCCCAGTGGGGTGCAGGTGGCCCTCACCTCCACCCAGCTGTACAGATGTTCCTGGGTGTACCGGTCATCCTTGAAGCCAGTGATGGCCAGCAAGTCCACCACAAACTGCTTGGGGCTGATGTTCAGGGTCTGCCAGAAGAGCCCACAgtcaggcagggctgggggcagcagTGTGACACACATTTGCTCCCAGCCCTTCAGAGTGGGATGcacagcaggggcttccctgggcctGCAGGAGCCGCAGAGGTCAGAGGGTACTGTCACTTCAAACTACCTCTTGGCCAAGGCTTGGCCCAGATGCTGCTGCCCTGT
Above is a window of Balaenoptera ricei isolate mBalRic1 chromosome 19, mBalRic1.hap2, whole genome shotgun sequence DNA encoding:
- the PLEKHG4 gene encoding puratrophin-1 — its product is MEGPLEDGDESSASQGHATDWRFAVCSFRDAWDEGEPAPQMQNPNPPSPPAGAAQGEGLQGSPLPGELQSPPGQKVADGSGDGQRCVLGGSSVQWEEPASSGMEILLCPMSSHLSLAQDENDSQGGGLAGDSVSGRAMPISLDPEGLDSDPVNLGDLLSETSSELLEADPNGSRLLKSTGCLLAQDLAWELLASGLAALPGTRDVEGRAVLLLSAHNPAWLHPKCSSHELIRLLLYLRSIPRPKVQALGLTVLVDARICSPISSLFWGLSQLQEAAPGSVHQVLLVGKMPQEVPSGLQLEQLSSHQTLLTHISTSGLPTSLGGGLPYCHQAWLGFRMRLETLLQSCQVVCALLQGATESMKAVPQPMESGEVGRLLRQARVLMQHVLDSPRLAWLQCQGALELARLKQEVPEVTLSPDYRPAVDEVEELYGRVDGLLHQLTLQSNQRVQALELVQMLEAQEGELHQIEVWLQQVGWPALEEPREPSLDMLLQAQGPFWDLDRIAQEQVRRGEKLLQPLVGWDAAELGPSGARFLTLQAQLTDFCRALVQRRQQLADAERLLQFFKQALTWAEEGQRVLAELEQERPGVVLQRLQLHWTKHPDLPPAHFRKMWALATGLGSEGIRQECRRAWARCQDTWLALDQKLEAALKPPLTGSTASLCVSRLLAVPATPPLRKAYSLDRNLGLSLRESAHHCHHEAVVAACHRPEAGVGAQSGSCPTMPPPGSSEPRSPNRLQLVLAEMVATEREYVHALDYTMENYFPELDRPDVPQGLRGQRAHLFGNLEKLRDFHRHFFLRELEACTQHPPRVAYAFLRHRVQFGMYALYSKNKPCSDALMTSYGHIFFRDKQQALGDHLDLASYLLKPIQRMSKYALLLQELARACGGTVPELSALRAAQSLVRFQLRHGNDLLAMDAIQGCDVNLKEQGQLVRQDEFTVRSGRHKSLRRVFLFEELLLFSKPRRGPKGIDTFAYKRSFKMADLGLTECCGDSNLRFEIWFRRRKARDTFVLQAASLATKQAWTADISRLLWRQAVHNREVRMAEMVSLGVGNKAFHDIAPSKEAINDRTVNYILKCQEVRSRASIAVAPFDYDSPYLGASSSLSGDAASCSVLGSLNLHLYRDPAVLGVRWPLYSTSFPEEAVLETEAELGSQPSLTPEDSEVSSQCPSASGSSGSDSSCVSGQALGRGLEDLSYV